From Arcticibacter tournemirensis, one genomic window encodes:
- a CDS encoding fused response regulator/phosphatase — MPDSLKKILLVDDDRFILTLICRMLYRKGFICRKADSVKMALQMLEKETPDIILSDYSMPVMDGFQFRQMLLNDKRWRNVPFVFFTSFADQELAQKGLDLKAIDYIDKNTPIPLVVSKLTNILDTIRKQHEQSIHEIGAAARALNLRSVPERAPENESFKFDFLHQSFENYPGGDFIDFITTGDDYTFIILGDVMGKKWGAWFFSFNFLSYIRSAIRLCVFEGDISTASIVNKINRVVNLDPVLSDVLSTLSLVMINHKTTEVRYTGAGDMPPIYYNRAAGSCSQVQSSGMLLGVMPDGQYDEQIIDMLPGDQLIIVTDGMTDFRNKGGTKTDYRLFVEKVGPLLGQENTMELIKKETFSEQADSEVIDDRSLLFIERK, encoded by the coding sequence ATGCCGGACAGCCTAAAAAAGATCCTTCTGGTCGACGATGACCGCTTTATACTGACTCTCATCTGTCGGATGCTTTACAGAAAGGGCTTTATATGTCGTAAGGCCGACTCTGTAAAGATGGCATTGCAGATGCTTGAGAAAGAAACGCCGGATATTATACTTTCTGATTATAGCATGCCTGTTATGGACGGTTTCCAGTTCAGGCAGATGCTTCTGAATGATAAACGCTGGAGGAATGTTCCTTTTGTCTTTTTTACATCCTTTGCCGATCAGGAGCTGGCGCAAAAAGGGCTGGACCTGAAGGCGATAGACTATATTGATAAAAATACTCCTATCCCTCTTGTGGTTTCGAAACTAACGAATATACTTGATACCATAAGGAAACAGCATGAACAGTCTATTCATGAAATCGGGGCAGCTGCGAGGGCACTTAATTTACGGTCGGTACCAGAGCGGGCCCCCGAGAATGAAAGCTTTAAATTCGACTTCCTGCACCAATCTTTCGAAAACTATCCTGGCGGGGATTTCATAGATTTTATAACAACCGGCGACGATTATACCTTTATTATATTGGGGGACGTTATGGGAAAGAAATGGGGCGCCTGGTTTTTTTCTTTTAACTTTTTAAGTTATATCCGTTCTGCCATTCGTTTATGCGTTTTTGAAGGGGATATTTCTACGGCAAGCATTGTAAACAAGATTAACAGGGTTGTTAATTTGGATCCCGTTTTAAGTGATGTGCTATCTACTTTGTCGTTGGTAATGATCAATCATAAAACAACCGAAGTCCGCTATACCGGGGCCGGCGACATGCCTCCCATTTATTACAATCGGGCTGCGGGGAGTTGTTCGCAGGTACAATCTTCGGGTATGTTACTTGGTGTGATGCCTGACGGTCAATATGATGAGCAGATTATAGATATGCTCCCCGGCGATCAGCTTATTATTGTAACAGATGGTATGACTGACTTTCGTAATAAGGGGGGGACGAAAACAGATTACCGGTTATTTGTAGAGAAGGTTGGTCCGCTGCTGGGCCAAGAGAACACAATGGAGTTAATAAAGAAGGAAACTTTTTCTGAGCAGGCAGACAGCGAGGTGATTGACGACAGAAGCTTGTTGTTTAT
- a CDS encoding glycosyltransferase family 2 protein: MKKVSVITVNFNQHSVTEAFLDSIAANENLDELQIIVVDNGSRINHVPEWIKKYPYVNFMRSEINLGFAGGNNLALAEAEGDYLFFVNNDTEVTSGLVEKLVNILDRHPVVGMVSPKIRYYDQPSLIQYAGFTSMNFYTCRNECIGHFEEDKGQYDSAAGQTGYIHGAAMMVRRTAIEKAGPMAENFFLYFEEIDWCERIKRAGFEIWIEPRALIYHKESVSVGSKSALKEYFMNRNRILFIRKNAPFLAKIIFTLHFCLLVTPRNVINYISQKRSDLIPWLFKAMWWNLKNSTDSINSGFPINKI, encoded by the coding sequence ATGAAAAAGGTTTCTGTCATAACTGTCAATTTTAATCAACATTCTGTAACAGAAGCTTTTCTCGACTCCATAGCGGCAAACGAAAACCTTGACGAACTACAAATTATTGTAGTCGATAACGGCAGCAGAATAAATCATGTTCCTGAATGGATTAAAAAATATCCCTACGTTAATTTCATGCGGTCGGAAATAAATCTCGGTTTCGCTGGAGGAAATAACCTGGCTTTAGCTGAGGCCGAAGGAGATTATTTGTTTTTCGTAAATAACGATACAGAGGTCACATCAGGTCTGGTCGAAAAGCTTGTTAATATTCTCGACAGGCATCCTGTTGTGGGAATGGTGTCACCTAAAATCAGGTACTACGACCAACCCTCTCTGATACAGTATGCTGGATTTACATCAATGAATTTCTACACCTGCCGCAATGAGTGTATCGGGCATTTCGAAGAGGACAAGGGCCAGTACGATAGCGCTGCGGGCCAAACAGGTTACATCCATGGCGCAGCTATGATGGTACGGCGTACAGCGATAGAAAAAGCAGGCCCCATGGCAGAAAACTTCTTTCTCTATTTTGAGGAAATTGATTGGTGTGAGCGAATAAAGCGAGCGGGATTCGAAATATGGATAGAACCCCGGGCACTGATCTATCATAAAGAGTCGGTTTCTGTAGGTAGCAAGAGTGCATTAAAAGAATATTTTATGAACCGGAACCGCATTCTATTTATCAGGAAGAATGCACCTTTCTTAGCAAAGATCATTTTTACTCTTCACTTTTGCCTATTGGTAACCCCAAGAAACGTTATAAACTATATTTCTCAAAAAAGAAGTGACTTAATACCCTGGCTGTTTAAAGCAATGTGGTGGAATCTGAAGAACAGTACCGATAGTATAAACTCTGGCTTTCCAATTAACAAAATCTAA
- a CDS encoding glycosyltransferase family 2 protein, giving the protein MKFAFWSSLFIVFYTFAGYGILLYLLVRIRRIIKGKRNVPQVAIDQLPTCTLVVAAYNEEEFIREKIINTLELCYPEEKLNILFITDGSSDRTPDIIAEYPQLLLLHQPQRNGKIAAVHRAVGQIRSEVIVFTDANTLLNKEALVNICRHYSDNTVGAIAGEKRVLSEKQADASSAGEGFYWKYESALKKLDAELYSVVGAAGELFSIRRHLYKAVGGNAILDDFMLSMQIAAQGYRIVYEPNAYATETASANVSEELKRKIRIAAGGIQSILWLKPLLNFFKYGTLSFQYISHRVLRWTITPVLLILALLLNVAIVAIDTEMSYSLLLIAQLLFYFLAFLGFLLEKKQLRIKVLFIPYYFCVMNYAVLAGIIRYYRKQQSATWEKAKRK; this is encoded by the coding sequence ATGAAATTTGCATTCTGGTCGTCCCTCTTTATTGTTTTCTATACTTTCGCCGGCTATGGCATACTTCTTTACCTTCTTGTCAGAATACGCCGCATCATTAAAGGAAAGAGAAATGTACCACAAGTCGCGATAGATCAGCTTCCCACTTGTACCCTTGTGGTAGCCGCTTATAACGAAGAAGAGTTCATAAGAGAAAAGATAATTAATACGCTTGAACTCTGTTATCCTGAAGAAAAGCTGAATATTCTATTTATTACCGACGGCAGCTCAGACCGTACTCCTGATATAATAGCCGAATATCCTCAGTTACTTTTATTACATCAACCCCAGCGCAATGGAAAGATAGCGGCGGTACATCGTGCAGTCGGGCAAATAAGATCTGAAGTTATAGTTTTTACCGACGCCAATACGTTGTTGAACAAGGAAGCGCTCGTTAACATCTGTAGGCATTATTCAGACAATACAGTAGGCGCAATTGCCGGCGAAAAGAGAGTTCTTTCGGAAAAGCAGGCCGATGCCAGTTCTGCCGGCGAAGGTTTTTACTGGAAATATGAATCAGCTTTAAAAAAACTAGATGCTGAGCTCTATTCCGTGGTTGGCGCGGCGGGCGAACTTTTCAGTATCAGGCGGCATCTCTATAAAGCAGTTGGCGGCAATGCAATTTTAGATGACTTTATGCTTTCTATGCAAATTGCAGCACAAGGATACAGGATTGTTTACGAGCCTAATGCTTATGCAACCGAAACAGCTTCAGCAAATGTATCGGAAGAACTTAAACGCAAAATTAGAATCGCCGCTGGCGGCATACAGTCGATCCTGTGGCTTAAGCCATTGTTGAATTTCTTCAAATACGGAACACTCAGCTTCCAGTACATTAGTCATCGTGTATTACGATGGACGATCACTCCTGTCCTGCTGATACTTGCACTTTTGCTCAACGTGGCTATTGTTGCCATAGATACGGAGATGTCTTACAGTCTTTTATTAATCGCTCAACTCCTGTTCTATTTCCTGGCATTCCTAGGCTTCCTCCTGGAGAAAAAACAGCTCAGGATAAAAGTTCTGTTTATACCTTACTATTTCTGCGTCATGAATTATGCAGTTCTTGCCGGAATTATCCGGTATTATCGCAAACAGCAGAGCGCAACCTGGGAGAAGGCTAAAAGAAAATAG
- a CDS encoding ATP-binding protein yields the protein MILIVDDKPENIFSLRRILEINNFEVDSALSGEEALKKILKNSYALIILDVQMPGMDGFEVAENITGYSKSKDIPIIFLSAVNTDKRFITKGYASGGIDYITKPVDPDILILKVKTLHKLYEQTRELNEIQLALRAEIEFRKHAQSELRERVQELRSILESIPQIAFTAQSNGKIEFVNQHWFNYSDSEETFPETHPDDANISTQWNKTIANKTPLEMEIRIKKLNEDVYRCHLLRVMPVMEGTEIVKWVGTFTDIEEQKQAEKRKDEFLSIASHELKTPLTSIKAYMQLLERSFDAQSPGSGETGKYLERTLFQIDKLHSLIADLLDISKIESGKLKFNKKVFDFEPVIENTVDIIRQTNKDFNIIRRGSANVQIYGDDIRIEQVIINYLTNAIKYSPENKDVYIESHITNDGQLRVSVKDFGVGISAEKLDNIFKKFYRVEETSHRFQGLGIGLYICAEIIKRHNGFFGVESEEGKGSVFYFTVPVYKNPE from the coding sequence ATGATTTTAATTGTTGATGATAAACCAGAAAACATTTTTTCATTAAGAAGGATATTAGAGATAAATAATTTTGAGGTGGATTCTGCTCTGTCAGGCGAAGAAGCCCTGAAAAAGATATTAAAAAACTCTTACGCATTAATCATACTGGACGTTCAAATGCCAGGGATGGATGGTTTTGAAGTAGCCGAAAATATCACTGGCTACAGCAAATCAAAAGACATTCCTATTATTTTCCTTTCCGCGGTGAACACCGACAAAAGGTTTATTACCAAAGGATATGCTTCCGGCGGGATTGATTATATTACGAAGCCGGTAGATCCCGACATTCTGATCCTGAAAGTTAAAACGCTTCATAAATTATATGAGCAAACCAGAGAGCTAAACGAAATTCAGCTGGCGCTCAGGGCAGAAATTGAATTCAGGAAACATGCACAGTCAGAACTTCGGGAACGGGTACAGGAATTACGTTCTATACTTGAAAGTATTCCTCAAATAGCTTTCACAGCTCAAAGCAACGGTAAAATAGAATTCGTAAACCAGCATTGGTTTAATTATTCAGATTCTGAAGAAACCTTTCCTGAAACCCATCCCGATGATGCAAACATTAGCACGCAATGGAATAAGACTATTGCCAACAAAACTCCTCTCGAAATGGAGATCCGCATCAAGAAATTAAATGAGGATGTTTATCGCTGCCACCTGCTTCGGGTAATGCCGGTAATGGAAGGGACAGAAATAGTAAAATGGGTAGGTACTTTTACCGATATAGAAGAACAGAAACAAGCTGAAAAAAGAAAGGACGAGTTTCTAAGCATTGCCAGTCACGAACTAAAAACACCTCTCACCAGTATCAAGGCGTACATGCAGCTGTTGGAACGCTCATTTGACGCGCAGTCGCCGGGGTCGGGCGAAACCGGAAAATACCTTGAACGAACTCTGTTCCAAATTGACAAGCTTCATAGTCTGATTGCCGATCTTCTCGATATTTCCAAGATTGAAAGCGGCAAACTGAAATTCAACAAAAAAGTTTTCGACTTTGAACCGGTGATTGAAAATACAGTAGATATTATAAGACAAACTAACAAAGATTTCAATATCATCAGGAGAGGATCTGCCAACGTACAGATCTATGGCGACGACATCCGCATTGAACAGGTAATCATAAACTACCTTACAAACGCAATCAAATATTCCCCAGAGAATAAAGATGTCTATATCGAAAGCCACATTACAAACGATGGGCAGCTTCGTGTAAGCGTCAAAGACTTTGGAGTAGGTATCTCCGCTGAGAAGCTCGACAACATTTTTAAGAAATTTTACAGGGTTGAAGAAACATCTCACCGGTTTCAGGGATTGGGAATTGGATTATATATTTGTGCTGAAATCATTAAACGGCATAATGGATTTTTTGGAGTGGAGAGTGAGGAAGGAAAGGGATCTGTCTTTTATTTCACTGTCCCTGTTTATAAAAATCCGGAATAA
- a CDS encoding response regulator, whose amino-acid sequence MKTTITRNLRIGYGLSLILLLLSSAASYFSIRNLLTSSSMVNHTNQLTLELENTISVLKDAETGQRGYLLTGIDQFLDPYKGAYDRAISSINAVREMTRDNPIQQKNADELQNIVEKRLKRLDQLLQEKRNNRTVSTNDLLEGKNYMDDARRIIKRMAEIEQRFLVTRTEKMNLFASYTPILIILAAILSFIITIYSYLRARKDFDQRAELYNELQEKDRDISRRINIIEGIADKISAGDYKTRVIDETEKDNLGSLALSLNKMAESLDYSFNLLSDKEWLQAGIAGLNDKMINATDVEPLTSNTLNFIIKYTGSQIGAFYLLQDEKNLLLSSSYALPPDKKRMVVQVGEGLVGQCALSKEHILLQKVEEEHLFISLSAGEIKPRNIIAIPVLFENNLKGVIELGSIEKFSDLSLEYFKSISHNTGIAINTAQNRRRLQELLEETQAQSEELQTQHSELENLNTELEAQAQKLQASEEELKVQQEELLQANKELEERSKILEEKNQLIVERNLDIQKKAEELELSTRYKSEFLANMSHELRTPLNSILLLSRLLTENNDSNLNDEQIEYARVIQSSGNGLLTLIDEILDLSKIEAGKMDLEYADTPVRGIIADLKPLFAPIAREKNLEFKTELSKDVPDTIRIDKMRLEQILKNLLSNALKFTARGNVSLLVAASDRENYIQFSVKDTGIGIPAEKQEHVFEAFQQADGSTRRKYGGTGLGLSISRELAKLLGGDIQLRSELDKGSEFIVTIPVAPELAEQKELGFSEKEITAQLPVESTLEIPEKKKYVVPLIPHEVEDDRENVKDDDKVILIVEDDTNFAKALLEYTHKNNYKGLVAVRGDLGIEMARQYKPLAILLDIQLPVKDGWEVMEELKADPLTRHIPVHIMSSMEVKKESLVKGAVDFINKPVAIEQMKKMFIKIEDALNRHPKKVLIIEENPKHAQALAYFLESSNVNSEIKGSVAEGVDALKKEEINCVILDMGIPDLSAYETLETVKKNPGLENLPIIIFTGKNLSKAEESRIKQYADSIVMKTAHSYQRILDEVALFLHLVEEKQSPAKEDYKRKNPVLNEVLKDKTVLIADDDVRNIFSLTKALEQLKMKVISATDGKEALRVLEENPQTDVVLMDMMMPEMDGYESTTRIRMNPRFKKLPILAVTAKAMIGDREKCIRAGASDYISKPVDIDQLISLLRVWLYDKYM is encoded by the coding sequence ATGAAAACCACAATTACCAGAAACCTCCGCATAGGATATGGTTTATCACTTATTCTGTTACTTTTAAGTTCTGCAGCTTCTTATTTCAGCATCCGGAACCTATTGACAAGTTCGTCAATGGTGAATCACACCAACCAGCTGACGCTTGAGCTTGAAAATACTATTTCAGTGCTTAAAGACGCAGAAACGGGCCAGCGGGGTTATTTATTAACAGGGATTGACCAGTTCCTCGACCCTTACAAAGGCGCGTACGACCGTGCCATCAGCTCAATCAATGCCGTCCGGGAGATGACCCGTGACAATCCCATCCAGCAAAAAAACGCTGATGAACTTCAGAACATCGTTGAGAAACGACTCAAACGGCTCGATCAATTGCTTCAGGAAAAGCGGAATAACAGAACGGTCTCAACAAACGATCTGCTTGAAGGAAAAAATTATATGGATGATGCAAGGCGGATAATTAAGAGGATGGCAGAAATTGAACAACGATTTCTCGTAACAAGAACTGAGAAGATGAATCTTTTTGCAAGCTATACTCCCATCTTAATAATTCTGGCAGCAATCCTCTCTTTTATTATCACCATATATTCTTACTTAAGAGCCCGGAAAGATTTTGACCAAAGGGCTGAACTATATAATGAATTACAGGAAAAAGACAGGGATATAAGCCGTCGGATTAACATCATCGAGGGTATAGCTGATAAAATATCGGCAGGGGATTATAAGACACGTGTTATTGATGAAACGGAAAAAGACAATCTGGGTAGTCTGGCCCTGTCTCTGAATAAGATGGCCGAATCGCTGGATTACTCATTCAACCTTCTTTCCGATAAAGAATGGCTACAGGCTGGTATTGCGGGATTAAACGACAAAATGATTAATGCAACCGACGTGGAGCCGCTTACCAGTAATACATTAAACTTTATCATAAAATATACGGGAAGCCAGATAGGCGCCTTTTATCTGCTCCAGGACGAAAAAAACCTATTATTAAGCAGTAGTTATGCCCTGCCACCCGACAAAAAACGAATGGTAGTGCAAGTAGGAGAAGGTTTAGTGGGGCAATGCGCTTTAAGTAAGGAGCACATTCTACTCCAAAAAGTAGAAGAAGAACACCTTTTTATCAGCCTTTCTGCAGGCGAAATTAAACCGAGGAACATTATTGCCATACCCGTTTTATTTGAAAACAATCTTAAAGGGGTGATCGAACTGGGTTCTATAGAAAAGTTTAGCGACCTGAGCCTCGAGTATTTTAAAAGCATTTCACATAATACCGGAATTGCAATCAACACGGCACAGAATCGACGGCGTTTGCAGGAATTACTGGAGGAAACACAGGCCCAATCTGAAGAATTGCAAACACAGCACAGCGAACTGGAGAACCTGAACACTGAACTTGAAGCACAGGCTCAAAAACTACAGGCTTCGGAAGAAGAGCTGAAGGTACAACAGGAAGAATTGCTGCAGGCAAACAAGGAACTGGAAGAACGCAGCAAAATACTGGAAGAAAAGAATCAGCTTATAGTCGAAAGAAATCTCGACATCCAGAAAAAAGCTGAAGAGCTCGAATTAAGCACCCGGTATAAGTCGGAGTTCCTGGCTAACATGTCTCATGAGCTGCGCACTCCCCTTAATTCCATACTGCTTCTGTCCAGGCTTTTAACGGAGAATAACGACAGCAACTTGAACGACGAACAGATTGAGTACGCCCGTGTAATTCAAAGTTCCGGCAACGGACTTCTCACGCTAATAGACGAAATTCTTGATCTGTCAAAGATAGAAGCAGGTAAAATGGACCTGGAGTATGCCGATACTCCTGTAAGGGGCATCATAGCCGACCTGAAACCCTTATTTGCACCTATTGCTCGCGAAAAGAATCTTGAATTCAAGACAGAATTGAGTAAAGATGTTCCTGACACTATTCGCATCGACAAAATGCGACTGGAACAAATATTAAAGAATCTGCTGTCTAACGCGCTTAAGTTCACAGCAAGAGGCAACGTTAGCCTGTTAGTCGCTGCGTCTGATAGAGAAAACTATATTCAGTTCTCCGTAAAGGATACCGGGATAGGGATTCCTGCAGAAAAACAAGAGCATGTGTTTGAAGCCTTTCAGCAGGCAGACGGCTCTACGAGGAGAAAGTATGGAGGCACAGGCCTCGGACTTTCTATCAGCCGCGAGCTGGCTAAACTTCTCGGCGGCGACATCCAGTTGCGCAGCGAGCTTGATAAAGGAAGTGAATTTATTGTTACGATTCCGGTTGCCCCCGAACTTGCTGAACAAAAAGAACTGGGATTTTCTGAAAAGGAAATCACAGCACAGCTTCCGGTGGAGAGCACACTCGAAATTCCCGAAAAGAAGAAGTATGTAGTACCGCTGATACCTCATGAAGTAGAAGATGACAGGGAAAATGTAAAGGACGACGACAAGGTTATCCTCATCGTGGAGGATGATACGAACTTTGCTAAAGCCTTACTGGAATATACCCATAAAAACAACTATAAAGGACTGGTAGCTGTACGGGGCGATCTTGGCATTGAAATGGCCAGGCAGTATAAACCTCTCGCTATTTTACTCGACATCCAGTTACCGGTTAAAGACGGATGGGAAGTAATGGAAGAGCTAAAGGCCGACCCTTTAACCCGGCATATTCCGGTACATATTATGTCGTCTATGGAGGTAAAAAAAGAGAGCCTTGTAAAGGGGGCCGTCGATTTCATCAATAAACCTGTTGCGATAGAACAAATGAAAAAGATGTTCATCAAGATAGAAGATGCATTAAACCGCCATCCCAAAAAAGTTCTCATTATCGAAGAGAATCCTAAGCATGCCCAGGCGCTGGCGTATTTTCTGGAATCGTCGAACGTAAATTCAGAAATAAAGGGATCTGTTGCCGAAGGTGTAGACGCGCTTAAAAAAGAAGAGATAAACTGCGTGATCCTTGATATGGGAATTCCCGATTTATCAGCCTATGAAACCTTGGAAACAGTTAAGAAAAACCCGGGACTTGAGAATCTTCCGATCATCATTTTTACTGGCAAAAACCTTTCAAAAGCTGAAGAGAGCCGCATAAAACAGTATGCAGACAGCATCGTAATGAAAACGGCCCACTCCTACCAGCGTATCCTTGATGAAGTAGCTTTATTTCTGCACCTCGTTGAAGAAAAACAAAGTCCTGCGAAAGAAGACTACAAAAGAAAAAACCCTGTACTTAATGAAGTTTTAAAAGACAAAACCGTATTAATAGCCGACGACGACGTTAGAAATATCTTTTCTCTCACCAAAGCGCTGGAACAGCTTAAGATGAAGGTTATTTCAGCGACCGATGGCAAGGAAGCACTTAGGGTGCTTGAAGAAAATCCGCAAACGGATGTCGTTTTGATGGACATGATGATGCCTGAAATGGACGGTTATGAAAGTACCACACGTATCAGGATGAACCCCCGCTTTAAAAAACTTCCGATTCTTGCAGTAACAGCAAAGGCGATGATCGGTGACCGTGAGAAATGCATCCGGGCTGGAGCATCCGACTATATTTCGAAGCCCGTAGATATTGACCAGCTTATTTCTCTATTAAGAGTATGGCTCTATGATAAGTACATGTAA
- a CDS encoding response regulator produces the protein MNKYVLIIDDEPRNIFALVAVLKARKYPCLTAASASEGLEILRSRKDIGIVLMDMMMPEMDGYEAVAHIRKEQTIANTPVIAVTAQAMVGDREKCIDAGVDAYIAKPIDVDVLVSLLKQYYKN, from the coding sequence ATGAATAAATACGTATTGATCATCGACGATGAGCCCCGCAATATTTTTGCTCTTGTTGCAGTGCTGAAAGCAAGAAAATATCCCTGCCTTACCGCTGCCAGTGCATCAGAAGGTCTGGAAATTCTTCGCTCAAGAAAGGATATTGGCATAGTTCTTATGGATATGATGATGCCCGAGATGGATGGATATGAGGCTGTTGCTCATATCAGGAAAGAACAAACCATAGCAAACACGCCGGTGATAGCTGTAACGGCCCAGGCTATGGTTGGCGATAGGGAGAAGTGTATAGATGCTGGTGTCGATGCTTATATAGCAAAACCGATTGATGTCGACGTACTTGTAAGTCTGTTAAAGCAGTATTATAAAAATTGA
- a CDS encoding CheR family methyltransferase: MEQGVLQDSDIEILLNDLCEVYGYDFTDYSKASIKRRINRLFTIDRFLSFAEFRYRLRFDPDYLKRFVEQITVTVTEMFRDPLFYRALREHILPVLGTYPFIRIWHAGCSTGEEVYSMAILLKEANLLHKSLLYATDINAEVLEKARKGIFPLSQMKQYSENYILSGGKKDFSSYYTASYDKVKLDESLSKKMIFSSHNLVSDHSFNEFQLILCRNVLIYFDKDLQSRVFDLFENSLENLGYLALGSKETLRFSNISQRFKQIDKEKIWRKIA, encoded by the coding sequence ATGGAGCAAGGTGTTCTGCAGGATAGTGATATTGAGATCTTACTAAATGATCTGTGTGAAGTTTATGGATACGATTTTACCGACTATTCAAAAGCTTCTATCAAACGCAGAATAAATCGCTTGTTCACTATTGATCGTTTTTTAAGCTTTGCTGAATTCAGGTACCGACTACGATTCGACCCTGATTATTTAAAACGCTTCGTGGAACAAATCACCGTTACCGTCACTGAAATGTTCAGAGATCCTTTGTTTTACAGAGCCTTGCGTGAACATATCCTTCCGGTGCTCGGCACATACCCCTTCATCAGGATCTGGCACGCCGGATGTTCCACCGGAGAAGAGGTTTATTCCATGGCAATTCTGCTCAAAGAGGCTAATCTTCTGCATAAGTCCCTTCTGTATGCTACCGATATCAACGCAGAGGTACTTGAAAAAGCAAGAAAGGGAATATTCCCGCTGAGCCAGATGAAACAATACTCGGAAAACTATATTCTATCAGGCGGAAAGAAGGATTTTTCAAGTTACTACACAGCAAGTTACGACAAGGTTAAATTAGATGAAAGCCTGAGCAAAAAAATGATCTTTTCTAGTCATAACCTGGTTTCCGACCATTCCTTCAACGAATTTCAATTGATCTTGTGCCGCAATGTTCTGATCTACTTCGATAAGGATCTGCAGTCACGGGTATTTGATCTTTTTGAAAACAGTCTCGAAAATCTAGGATATCTCGCACTGGGATCGAAAGAAACTTTACGTTTTTCGAACATATCACAGAGGTTTAAACAGATAGATAAAGAAAAAATATGGAGAAAAATAGCATAG
- a CDS encoding chemotaxis protein CheB, with protein MEKNSIGRSVGLVVIGGSAGSLDVVLQMLPFLNGGLRFPLIIVLHRKISFDSALTDLFAGKTALIVKEAEEKEELKPGIIYIAPADYHLLVEANHTLSIDYSEKIHYSRPSIDVTFETAADAFGKAAVGILLSGANADGSEGLKVIRSLGGITVVQNPVTAEIPYMPQQALGALAVDYVLDSHQIAGFINKLSDDTAAYSE; from the coding sequence ATGGAGAAAAATAGCATAGGACGTTCTGTAGGTCTGGTGGTCATAGGAGGATCTGCAGGCAGCCTCGATGTTGTCCTGCAGATGCTGCCTTTTCTAAACGGCGGTCTCCGTTTTCCTTTGATAATCGTTCTTCACAGAAAAATCTCTTTTGATTCTGCATTGACTGATCTTTTTGCTGGCAAAACTGCCCTCATCGTAAAAGAGGCGGAGGAAAAAGAGGAATTAAAACCAGGGATCATCTATATAGCTCCCGCCGATTATCACTTACTCGTAGAAGCGAATCATACTTTATCAATCGACTACAGCGAAAAGATACACTATTCAAGGCCTTCAATTGACGTTACCTTCGAAACTGCGGCAGATGCATTTGGGAAAGCCGCAGTTGGAATCCTTCTTTCCGGAGCCAATGCAGATGGGTCTGAAGGCTTAAAAGTCATCCGTTCCCTGGGTGGAATAACCGTAGTACAGAACCCCGTTACTGCCGAAATCCCATATATGCCTCAGCAGGCTCTTGGTGCCTTAGCCGTCGACTATGTGCTCGACAGTCACCAAATAGCTGGCTTTATCAATAAGCTGTCCGACGATACTGCTGCTTATTCTGAATAA